AAACCTTTCAATCCAAGGGAGCTCGTCGCGCGAGCCAAAGCAATCTTTCGGCGCACAGAGTCTTCTGGAAATAGCGTTTCGAAGACTGAAATCGGCGAAAACGTGCTCGTACACGGAAAACTGATGCTCGATGTGGAGCGATTTAAGGCGTTTTGGGCAGATGAGCATATCGAACTCACGAAGACGGAATTCCTGCTGCTCCGCACCCTTATGAGGCAGCCAGGCCGTGTGTTCTCCCGAGATGAGCTGATGAAAGGTGCCTATGATGACGGGATGTTCGTGAGTGACCGAACCATTGACAGTCATATACGCCGACTCCGGTCCAAATTGGCCGAAATCGGCGCAGATCCCATCGAAACGGTTCGAGGCGTAGGTTATACGCTGGGCGAACTCGCTTAGAACTGAACCGCGTCTACTTCAACGGAGGGATCCTCAAGGCCATTGACCATGATGCCAAGGCTCGAGATCGAGTAGAGGTAGTCATCCATGAAGATACTTCGGCGAACATCGACCCACCAGTGGTATTCATTCGGGTCACAGCCCTGGCAGCCGGTAAGTGGTGCGTGGTCAACCCGACCGAGCTCCGTAAATCCAGTGCTGCTGCTGGCTCGGAGTACCACCAATCCTGAGAATGGGTCAGCGTTGTTTTCCCACGAGTTCAAGGGCACGGCCAAGATCTCTTTGCCTGCGTGATAGGTGAACGCGTGGTGGTCCCACATAGCCTCAGACCATGAAGACCATGGGCCAGTCGAGAGCAGGTGCTGGTGAGTTCGCGTTGGGTTCGCCATATCCGTCACATCGAAAATCTGGAGGTGAACACCGAGGACCTGACCGTTAGAGTCCGCATCTTGACCGATGGTCAAGAGGTGGTTCTCGCCCATCGGGTGGATATAACTCGAGAACCCGTTGATCTTGAGCTCGCCCAACAATTGAGGGTTCGTTGGGTCGCTGAGGTCAAAGGTGTAGAGAGGATCCGTTTCACGGAACGTCACCACGTATCCCTTATCGCCCATGAAGCGTGCCGAGTACACGCGCTCATCAGGGGCAAGTCCGCGGATGGCGCCCGTCTCAACTAGCTCTCCCTGATCGTCTTTGAGAATGATCACGTGGTTTCCACCTGCCCATACCCAGTTACCGTTCTCGTCCTCTTCTTGACGATTATCCGTCACGGCCAAGCGAAGATGCGCTTCATGCTCAGACATCGAGAATTGGTTCAACAACCAACCATCAACCTCTCCACTCGCTGCGTAGAGTGCTTTTCCGTTCGGTCCATCGAGCGAGAATTTGTGGATATGCGAGTAGTTACCTTCGTTCCAGCCCCACCAGGAGCGGCTAGAGAGCGCGACGTAGAGGTTCTCTTGAGACGAATAGACTGTCCATCCGCCGGCCAAGAGTCCCGTGGAGGTGATCGAAGGATTTGGTGCGTCGATCTCGAAATGACTCACGTTGAGGACACCCAGTTCCGTGGCAATCGCTGGAAGGTAGACATCCGTACACTTGTAGAGATCGGTAGCGGCCGACGCCGTACCATCCGCTGCCACTGACCTTTGCTTTGGTAGGATGGAGAGCGCACCATTGTTGGCTATCATGGCCTCAATTTCTGCCTGCAAAATCGGACGCGCGATGTTCTTTGCGTCTTCAATCTCGTCCTCGGTGGCATCCCAATCAAGTTCTGGAAGGCCGAGGTTCTCGTCCCAGATGATATCCCAATAGCCGTCCATTTGGACCGAGGAGTTCGAGACAACGTAGACGTCATCGTCGATCATACGAGCATTGTTGAACTCTCCGCCGATGTCTGACTGAGAGATAATGCTCGGAGCGGTCCTGTCCGTGATGTCCAGCAGGGTGATTCTCGTTCCGTTGAAATTATCTGTAGAAGTGCACTCACCAGGAAATCCTGGTTCTGCCACATCACCATCAACCACATTGTTCGTAGGGTTGTTGGCGGACGTAACGTCAGAACACCTGTAGCTGTAGATGGACGAAAAGAGTGCGATTCGGTCGCCATGAAGGAACATGGATGTTGGATAGCCATCGCTCAGCGAAACGCGGCCCACGACTTCAGATTGGTCGGCAGGCCAAGACTTCACGATAATCAATTCACCGTTGTTGATCGTGTAGATATGATTGCCGTCAGTCTTGACGAAGTCTGCCTCATCCACACCCACCTCTTGAACGTTTGTGGTGGTGTAATCGTCCGGCGAGTCTCCGGCTTGATCATCGTTACCTGAGGATGGAGGCTCACTGGCATTG
This Microvenator marinus DNA region includes the following protein-coding sequences:
- a CDS encoding response regulator transcription factor, with translation MSKNIMVVDDNADIRNVVVATFENEGWSAVGVSDGPTALKKLEDLRPDLVVLDILMPGMSGIDVCREIRQRSSVPIVFLSARDEDVDRIVGLEIGADDYVTKPFNPRELVARAKAIFRRTESSGNSVSKTEIGENVLVHGKLMLDVERFKAFWADEHIELTKTEFLLLRTLMRQPGRVFSRDELMKGAYDDGMFVSDRTIDSHIRRLRSKLAEIGADPIETVRGVGYTLGELA
- a CDS encoding beta-propeller domain-containing protein; translation: MKTRKIEKQGLNRWLWAGLLVGGTVLGGCTQDTTKEGDANSIKRFQLSAATSCEDIEDTMVDALVERALTDRYEYYRGGIDVDFGAEQNNASEPPSSGNDDQAGDSPDDYTTTNVQEVGVDEADFVKTDGNHIYTINNGELIIVKSWPADQSEVVGRVSLSDGYPTSMFLHGDRIALFSSIYSYRCSDVTSANNPTNNVVDGDVAEPGFPGECTSTDNFNGTRITLLDITDRTAPSIISQSDIGGEFNNARMIDDDVYVVSNSSVQMDGYWDIIWDENLGLPELDWDATEDEIEDAKNIARPILQAEIEAMIANNGALSILPKQRSVAADGTASAATDLYKCTDVYLPAIATELGVLNVSHFEIDAPNPSITSTGLLAGGWTVYSSQENLYVALSSRSWWGWNEGNYSHIHKFSLDGPNGKALYAASGEVDGWLLNQFSMSEHEAHLRLAVTDNRQEEDENGNWVWAGGNHVIILKDDQGELVETGAIRGLAPDERVYSARFMGDKGYVVTFRETDPLYTFDLSDPTNPQLLGELKINGFSSYIHPMGENHLLTIGQDADSNGQVLGVHLQIFDVTDMANPTRTHQHLLSTGPWSSWSEAMWDHHAFTYHAGKEILAVPLNSWENNADPFSGLVVLRASSSTGFTELGRVDHAPLTGCQGCDPNEYHWWVDVRRSIFMDDYLYSISSLGIMVNGLEDPSVEVDAVQF